A window of Juglans regia cultivar Chandler chromosome 7, Walnut 2.0, whole genome shotgun sequence contains these coding sequences:
- the LOC108986341 gene encoding CLAVATA3/ESR (CLE)-related protein 46-like: MQKMKRKDIQICLFLAFVFIATRNYSATAMRIRKAEPGGFKLKPAQSSEGSAAGFLSATWNKSGMQVIENYRKVPSAPNPIGNRHPPAKHD; encoded by the exons ATGCAAAAGATGAAGAGGAAAGATATTCAAATATGTCTCTTTTTGGCCTTCGTCTTTATAGCTACTAGAAATTATTCTGCTACGGCCATGAGGATTCGCAAAGCAGAACCAG GTGGCTTCAAGCTCAAACCTGCACAATCGAGTGAAGGTTCAGCGGCTGGATTCTTGTCTGCTACTTGG AACAAATCAGGAATGCAGGTCATAGAAAATTATCGTAAAGTTCCTTCAGCACCTAATCCCATTGGAAATCGGCACCCACCAGCCAAGCATGACTGA
- the LOC108986381 gene encoding uncharacterized protein LOC108986381, translating to MKSLSSVGLALSVVFGCLFLALVAELYYLLWWKKRLTNREMENDYSGPASELFYMFCWKKSTSLRHTALDPQELRSSMGITGTLVHEPEGQLHMQSNKDFLLKPFGDDDMETEFMRLQNLSGPPRFLFTIIEETKEDLESDDGKSRGDKSGKGSRSRSLSDLLLPSETPYLTPLASPSFFTPPVTPMNSYNQHGFNPLFESATDAEFKSIKSSPPPKFKFLKDAEEKLKRKLIEEAKEKVHSADEDVQENRNPASPSKFHKDEEDGPFITIIVDKHKERDVNHHPLQYHSSTSQVLVFISISFEGFGDAVTG from the exons ATGAAATCATTGAGTAGTGTAGGACTTGCTCTGAGTGTAGTTTTTGGTTGCCTCTTCTTGGCTCTTGTTGCGGAGCTTTACTACTTATTGTGGTGGAAGAAGAGGTTAACCAACAGAGAGATGGAAAATGATTACAGCGGCCCAGCAAGCGAGCTGTTCTACATGTTTTGCTGGAAAAAGTCTACTTCTTTGAGGCACACAGCTTTGGATCCCCAAGAACTCCGTTCTTCTATGGGAATCACAGGCACCCTTGTCCATGAACCAGAAGGCCAGCTTCATATGCAGTCAAACAAGGATTTTTTGCTTAAACCCTTCGGAGATGATGACATGGAGACAGAGTTCATGAGGCTGCAAAACCTCTCAGGCCCTCCGAGATTCCTGTTCACAATTATAGAGGAAACCAAAGAGGATTTAGAATCTGACGATGGCAAGTCTAGGGGTGACAAGAGTGGAAAGGGCTCCAGAAGTAGAAGCTTAAGCGATTTGCTTCTACCATCGGAGACACCGTATTTGACCCCCCTGGCTTCCCCATCTTTTTTCACTCCCCCTGTCACTCCTATGAATTCTTACAATCAGCATGGATTCAACCCTCTCTTTGAATCAGCAACAGATGCAGAGTTCAAAAGCATAAAGTCCTCACCTCCTCCAAAGTTCAAGTTCTTAAAGGATGCAGAAgagaaactaaaaagaaaattaatagaaGAAGCCAAGGAAAAGGTTCATAGCGCCGATGAGGATGTCCAAGAAAACAGAAATCCAGCTTCCCCATCAAAGTTTCATAAAGACGAGGAAGATGGGCCTTTCATCACAATCATTGTTGATAAGCATAAAGAAAGAGATGTTAATCACCATCCACTACAGTACCATTCAAGCACTTCACAG GTTCTTGTGTTTATCTCAATTTCTTTTGAGGGGTTTGGGGATGCAGTTACAGGTTAA
- the LOC108986315 gene encoding RING-H2 finger protein ATL52-like, giving the protein MANDDFNILGKFFFLLATVGSAAIVVIIYHCITVCFCNRHPAAANQSPPQRLRRSRFVSEITMETSIGSTSASMVQLIPTHKYQKGVDLMGEDGTCAVCLSEFEDGEELRTLPGCMHSFHVPCIDMWLYSHSTCPICRSDAAPLSSTFHRATISSSDESEAHSVTLQDIVIHSTRA; this is encoded by the coding sequence ATGGCCAACGACGATTTCAATATCTTAGgaaaattctttttccttctagCTACAGTGGGATCAGCGGCTATCGTGGTCATAATTTACCATTGTATAACTGTTTGTTTTTGTAACCGGCACCCGGCGGCTGCTAACCAAAGCCCTCCACAAAGACTCAGGCGATCACGTTTTGTGTCTGAGATCACAATGGAGACATCTATCGGTAGTACCAGCGCTTCTATGGTCCAACTCATCCCAACGCACAAGTATCAGAAAGGTGTGGACTTGATGGGCGAAGATGGCACTTGTGCCGTGTGCTTGAGCGAATTTGAAGATGGTGAAGAATTACGTACCTTGCCAGGGTGCATGCACTCGTTTCACGTCCCATGCATTGATATGTGGCTCTACTCTCACTCAACTTGCCCGATTTGTCGGTCTGATGCCGCTCCTTTGTCATCAACATTTCATCGTGCAACAATTTCAAGTTCCGACGAGTCCGAGGCACATTCAGTAACGCTGCAAGATATTGTTATACATTCTACGCGGGCATGA